GGAGCGCCCCGGACACTGGCTGTGGGTGGCCTCATTATCATCGTGTTCGTGGCGATGGTAACGTGGCGCAATCCGCGTTTAAGGGAGTTATGAAATATTGGCTGCGGCGCTTTGGCGGAACTGCCGTTGTGTGACAAACTCAAATCATCACGCATGAAGAGAAAGTTTATCCCGATTTTAATCGTAGTTTGCCTCGCAGTCTGTGCGACAGCTGTGTCGGAAGCTCAGAGTGGTTGGGCGGTCAAGCGCATTCCGTCTGGTGGTCGCGACCTCAACGCCGTCTACTTTAATGACGCCAAACGCGGCTGGATTGGTGGCGACGAAGGCTATCTGGCGCGCACTGAAGACGGTGGCGCTTCATGGATCGAGCAGCGCCTGCCGACGAAAAATTCAATTAACGACGTGTACTTCGTCACCAAAGAGAAGGGTTTCGTGCTTGCTGGAGAAACGATTTTCAGCACTTCGGAGAGCGGGAACAGTTGGCAGCAAGCGCACACTTTCTCCGCCGCTGATTTTGAGGGTGCGGCTCCCGAACTTTACAGCCTGCGGTTCGACGGGAAGAAGAGGGGCTGGGTCGTAGGTTCAGTCAGTCGCGACGACAACGTTGTAGATAGCATCCTCGCGATCACGCGGGACGGCGGCGTGACGTGGCAAGTCCTAAAGGCGCCCAGCCGGCAGGAACTAATTCATATCGACTTCGTCGACGACCAAAACGGATGGATTGTAGGCGCCGGCGGTGCGATTCTCCGGACGACCGATGCCGGCGAGTCATGGAAACGGCAGGACTCCGGAACGACGTTGACCCTCTACCACATCGATTTTCGAAACAAGAAACAAGGGCTGGCAGTCGGCGAGCGCGGGACGATTCTGGCGACGGAAAACAGTGGCGAGACCTGGTCGAAAGTTACTTCTCCGGCGCGCGCAACGTTGCTGAGCGTTCAGTTTGTCAGTGAGGATGACGCGTGGATTATTGGCCGCGGCGGCGCGGTTCTCCGATCCGGTGATGGAGGCCGGACGTGGATCGAACAGGAAAGTGGCGTCAAACAAAATCTGTACGCGATGTTCATGATGAAGAAGGCCGGATGGGTCGTGGGCAGTGATGGCCTGATGTTGAGTTACAAAGAATAGGAACCTGGCTGTTTAGATATGGGCTATTTTTCGCGATTGACTACCAGACTCGGACTAACCAAGAGCCACGGCGAGCGCCATCCGATCCGCATCTTTCTGCTTGAGGACGACGAGCGGCGCTGCGACTGGTTCGCTAAGCACTTCAAGGGCGATCACATTGACGCCGTTTGCGAAATCGACGAAGCGAAAGAACTTCTGAAGACGCGAACTTATGATTCGATTTTTCTCGATCACGACCTGAAGCCTGAGCATTACGGCTCGACCCGTAACGATGACGAGCGGACGGGATACGCGATCGCACACTTTCTCGCCTCACATCCTGAACTCCAACGCGCAGCCACGATCATGGTGCACAGCTTCAACGCGGACGGCGCGCTGCGCATGGTTGAAGAACTGCGCGGCGCGGGCCGCCACGCCGACTACGTTCCATTTCATTTCCTTGAAGACAGGCTGAAAAATCTTAAGGCCAGATAGCCGCGGCGAAGGGCAAAGGCCAGGCGCTAAGTGCGGTGCGAAAGCGTGGAGGCTAAGGGCGAGGCCGAATGAGCCTTGCGAAGCCCGCCGTTTAGCTCTTGTCTCTTTGCTCTTTGCCGGAGAAATGGTGGCCAGGGACGGAATCGAACCGCCGACGCCGGCCTTTTCAGGGCCGCGCTCTACCAACTGAGCTACCTGGCCGTCGCGTGATTGAGGACACGGCAGTATAGGAATCGCGTTGATAAGTGTCAAACTACTGGGGGAATTTCGCGGTTTGAAAATTTCGTTGACGGAATTTCTTCGCGGAGTATAATTTTTCAGTCGGATGGGGCTGGCCCCAAAAGTCCAGCCGGTTGCAAGACAGTCCGACCCTTGAACATCGATAGTACCCGCCAGTGCCAGCTCGGCCGCCGAATCGCGCCCCCCGTGATCGCTACCTTCGAGCTGGCACGCGTTTTTAAAGCTAAAGAAAAAGCGGCTTCGATCATGTGATCGAAGCCGCTTTTCGCTATTACGCTGACCTAACGATTTGGGCTACTGCCGAACCGAACGGTCGGGTCTACTGCTAAGGCTACATGCCCATGCCGCTCATGCCACCCATGCCGCCGGGCATCGGAGCTTTGCCTTCCTCTTCAGGAATCTCCGACACCATAGCTTCAGTGGTCAGCATCAGGCCGGCAATCGAGGCCGCGTTCTGCAAAGCAGTACGCGTCACTTTCGCCGGATCGATGACGCCGGCTTTCACCAGGTCCTCGTATTCTTCAGTCGCGGCATTGAAGCCCAGGTTTTCGTTCTTCTCGGTGCGAATGCGTTCGACGACGACGGCGCCCTCGCGACCGGCGTTCTGAACGATTTGCCGCAAAGGCTCTTCGAGCGCGCGCCGCACGATGCCGACGCCAATTTGTTCGTCAGGGTCACCGCCCTTGCCGATTACGCTCTTTGCGTCTTCCAGGGCCTTGGCCGCTCTCACCAGAGTCACGCCGCCGCCGGCGACAATACCCTCTTCGACGGCCGCGCGCGTCGCGTGCATGGCGTCTTCAACGCGAGCCTTCTTTTCTTTCATCTCGGTCTCAGTCGCCGCGCCGACTTTGATGACGGCCACGCCGCCGACGAGCTTCGCCAGACGTTCCTGCAATTTCTCGCGATCGTAGTCAGACGACGTTTCTTCGACTTGAGCGCGAATCTGTTTCACGCGCCCTTCGATGTCCGCCGGCTTGCCGGCGCCTTCGACGATCGTGGTGTTGTCTTTGTCGATCGTGATTTTCTTGGCGCGTCCCAGATCCGAAAGCTGAACATTCTCGAGTTTGATACCGAGATCCTCGCTGATGACTTTGCCGCCGGTGAGAATCGCGATGTCTTCGAGCATTGCCTTCCGCCGATCGCCAAAGCCCGGGGCCTTTACCGCCGCCACGTTAAGTGTGCCGCGCAGTTTGTTGACGACCAGCGTCGCCAGGGCTTCGCCCTCGACGTCTTCGGCGATGATCAGCATTGGTTTGCCCATCTTCGCGACTTGTTCGAGCAAGGGAAGCAGGTCCTTCATCGAGCTAATCTTTTTCTCGTGAATCAGAATGAGCGCGGTTTCAAGGGAGACTTCCATGCGTTCCGGATCGGTCACGAAGTAGGGGCTGAGATAGCCGCGGTCGAACTGCATACCTTCGACGACTTCGAGAGCGGTTTCCATCGTCTTCGATTCTTCCACGGTGATCACGCCGTCTTTGCCGACTTGATCCATTGCTTCGGCGATGATGGTGCCGATGGTTGAATCGCCGTTGGCCGAAACCGTACCCACTTGCGCAATCATGTCGCCCTTTACGGGTTTCGCCATGCGTTGAATTTCAGCGATGGCCTTTTCGACGGCCTTGTCGATGCCGCGCTTAAGCGCCATCGGGTTAGCGCCCGCCGCAACGGTCTTCACGCCTTCGCGATAAATCGCTTGCGCCAGAACCGTGGCCGTGGTGGTGCCGTCGCCGGCGACGTCCGACGTCTTTGAAGCGACTTCACGAACCATCTGCGCGCCCATGTTCTCGAGCGCGTCCTTCAATTCAATTTCCTTGGCGACTGTCACGCCGTCTTTCGTGATTGTCGGCGAGCCAAATTTCTTTTCAATCACCACGTTGCGGCCCTTGGGCCCCAGCGTGATTTTCACTGCGTCAGCGAGTTGATTGATGCCGCGCAAAATCGCCGCACGCGAATCCTCGCCATGAACTACTTGCTTTGCCATTTCGTTTTCTTCTCCTGATTAGATTCGTTGTTAGCGCGGCCTTATTTGGCTTTTTTGCCGGCCGCCGCGCGCTGGATGATCCCCAGGATCTCGTCCTCGCGCATGATCAAAAACTCTTCATTATCGAGTTTGACTTCTGAACCGCTGTACTTCCCGAACAACACCCGATCACCGGGCTGCACGTCCAAAGTCTGGCGCGTACCGTCTTCGCGATACTTGCCTTCGCCCACGGCGACGACTTCGCCTTCCTGCGGTTTCTCTTTTGCGGTATCGGGGATGATGATACCCCCGCGCATCTGCTCGCCCTCTTCGATGCGGCGCACAATCACGCGGTCATGAAGCGGTCTGATATTCACTGCCATTGCTGCCTAATCTCCTTTTTCTGCTCAGTTTTGAGCACGATCGTGCTCAGAAATTCTTACGTCTTGATTTGCGATATTGGCAAACCTGAATGATGAGTGCTAAAGAGCAATATAAGAATGGCGACCCCGGTTGTCAACCGGGTACGGCAACGAAATGTGGTCTGGGTTCAGAACCCGACGGCCCGGGTTAATGGAGTTTCGACCGCTTTTTGCCGTTCGTATAGACGAGTTGATGCTTGCGCTCGGCCGCGCGGTAGGAATTAACACGCTTGGAAATGGTGTTGCGGTGGATGCCCAGGGCTTCGGCGGTGTTGGAAATACGCTTCTTATTACGGGCGAAAGCCTTCTGGATATACAGCTTTTCGAACTCCTCGAGGGCCTCATCCAGGAGGATGCGGCCATCGAGCATGTCTTCAATGACGGCTTCTAAACGGGGGCGGATCTGCATTGATTCAACAGGCCGCTAAAGCGGCCACGTATATATTTTCGTCTTCTACCCAGCGCTGAAGCGTTGGGCTACTCAAAACTACAAACTCTCGCCGGTGAGCAGCTTGTACGCTTCCAGATATCGCCCGGTTGTGGCCTTGGCAACTTCCGGCGGCAATTCGGGCGCCGGAGGCTGCTTGTTCCAATCGAGTGTTTCCAGGTAATCGCGTACGTACTGCTTGTCGAACGAAGTCTGGCCGCGACCGACTCCGTAGTGATCTGCCGGCCAAAAACGCGACGAATCGGGCGTCAGGACCTCGTCAATCAGGATCGAGCGGCCTTCACGGTCTCGGCCGAACTCGAACTTCGTGTCCGCGATAATAATTCCTCGTTCGCGGGCATACTCGGCCGCTTGTTTGTAAAGCGTCAAAGAGATTTCGCGCAGGCTCGCGGTGATCTCGGGCCCGACAATCTCTTCCATGCGCTGCTCGCTGATGTTCTCATCGTGGCCGGTTTCAGCCTTCGTTGCTGGGGTGAAAATTGGTTCAGAGAGTTGTTCCGATTCGCGGAGCCCCGCCGGTAGTTTATGTCCGCAGATTTCTCCGGTCCTCTGGTAATCCTTCCAGCCAGACCCCGTGATGTACCCCCGCACGACACACTCGACGGGGAACACTTCCGTTTTGCGAACCAGCATTGAGCGGCCGCGCAGCTCGTCCGCATGGTTCTGGACGACTGACGGCATCTCTTCGATGCGCGTCGTGATCAGGTGATTAGGCACGACATGCCCAAGTTTCGTAAACCAGAATTGCGAAAGCGAAGTCAGAACTTCGCCCTTGCGTTCAATCGGCGTCGGAATCACACAATCGAATGCCGAGACGCGATCCGTGGCGACGATTAGCAGACGATCTTCATCGACCTGATAAACGTCTCGAACCTTGCCGCGTCTGATTAGTTGGAGATCGGAAAGAGTAGTTTCAACTACAGGGGCCACTGCTGTCATCATTGCGCCGTGTTAAATCGAAATGAAATTGGAGCGACGCGATCTTGCTCATTCGTGTTCGCGCTGTCAAGAAAACGATCAAAATAAAACCGATCGATTGTGTTGTGATCACAATCGATCGGAAAGGGAAGAAAGATCAAGCCGCAGATGGAACGCGGATTAGCGCGGACAGGAAAAACCAGAATGAGTTAAGCTCCTCCTTTCATCGCGTCATCCGCGCAAATCGGCAACTGAACTAGGCGCTGGCGGCTGAACTGTTGGCGAGTGCTTCCCGCAAGCGACCAATCTGCGCGGCGTGATTGTGCGCGTGCGCGGCATAGATGCGCAGCCAATCTTCTGTTGAGTACGAACCGCTCTCCGAGTGTGTGCCTTCACGTCGCCAATCCTCTTCGGTCATCAGATGGATGAGTTGCGCGGTCGTTGCGCGCGCAAAACGGAAAGCTTCAAGCGCCGGAGTTATATCGCGCTCACTGTAACGCAGTTTCGCGGCGTATTGATCCTGATCGTAGCCTTGAATTAGCGGATGATCTTCAACCAGCAAGCGACGCAGACGCAGCGCGCTGGTCGTCTCGCTGTCAGCCAAATGATGGACGATTTCAGCGGCGCTCCACTTACCGGGAATTGGGTGAGCGGTCAAAGATTCAGGCGGAAAACCGGCTAAATTCCGCAGAACTTCATCATAGCCGGCCTCATATTGCGAGATTAGCTGTTGTCTTTCATCGGGGCCCATAAACAATCCTTTCTTCTCGTAAATGCGTCAACGCGCCGCACGTGAATTTTCGAGCGGAAACTACTCCCTTGCTGCAACAACGTCAAGTGAGTCCTGGCCCTGAGGCGTCTGTTTCTAGTGCAATTGGATTTGGTCTTAAGAATCGAAGTGATTCGGTCACGGGGATTCAACTATTCAGTCTCAGCTCCGATTTCTTTGAAAAACGTTAATGCAACGTGTGTTTATTGCATGAACATTGCGACCGGAAGAGTTGGAATAACGTTTGCACCTACAGGCAGTGAGGTTCGCTCCTCTGCGATCTGAATCACTTTTGAGAATTGGAGAATAACTATGGCTGAACGAGAAACAGAACACAGACGAATCGTGGTGGATACACCAACGACGCACCGCGAGGTGGAACGCACTGAAGCAGTTCATCATCCGGATCGAAGCGGAATTTCCGGAGCAGCACTAGCTGCCATCGTTGTCGGCGTCATTGCCTTGGCAACGCTCATCATCTTATTCGTCATGAACCAACAGCAAACAGCTAACGAGAACGCGCTGACGCAGCAGCAACCGGCAACGACCATCGTGCAACAGCCGGCAGCGCAGCAACCACCCGTGATCATTCAGCAACCAGGGGCCGCCACGCAGCCGCCGGTGATCATTAATAATCCACCAGCCTCGGGCGGTTCAGCTCCGGCTACGGGCAACGGAGACTCGGCGGTTCAGGCAGCCGTTGACAAAAGGTTGAGCGAAGATTCGACGTTCTCGGGTCTGGGGATTACGGCAACTGTGCTTGACGGTAAGGTTACGTTGACCGGAATCGTCCAGAACCAGGCGTTGAAAACACAAGTAGAACGCGCGATCCGAAACATCAAGGGCGTAACAGCCGTCGATAATCAAATCAGCGTAGGTTAGGTTTTAAAGTTTCTCGTGTCCCTGGGCGCGACCGGCAGGTTATGCGGTCGCGTCCAGCACCCCAGCCTCTGAAGCGTCGGAGCCTTGTGCTCCGGCGCTTCTGCTGTTTTGCCCGCTTGATTGAACTCGGATTCTCGTTACACTCAGGGCATGAACGAGCTTCCCCGCACGCCACGCACAACTCTGAAACGGCTGCCGCAGCGTGGCAGCTTCGAACGGCAGAAAATCAACGAAATTCTTGACGAAGGCTTTATTTGCCATGTGGCTTTCGTGCTTAACGGTGAGCCGATAGTGATTCCGACCGGCTATGCCCGCGCCGGGGATGAACTAATCATCCATGGCTCGCAAGCCAGTCGCATGTTGCGACAAGTGGGGCAGGGAATTGACGTCTGCGTCAATGTAACTCTGATTGATGGCCTGGTGTTGGCGCGTTCGGCTTTTCACCATTCCATGAACTACCGGTCGGTCGTTATCTTTGGGCGCGCAAGGCTGATCGAAAACCGCGAAGAGAAAGTGACTGCCCTCACGGCTCTTTCCGAACACATGATTCCTGGCCGTTGGGACGAGGTTCGTGGGCCGAATGATCGCGAACTCCAGCTCACCACGGTGCTTTCAATCCCCTTAACTGAAGCATCCGCGAAGGTTCGCACCGGCCCACCCGTTGACGACGAAGAGGATTACGATCTGCCTGTTTGGGCGGGTGTCATTCCTCTCCAAATGACTGCAAGTGAGCCCATCCCCGATCCACGACTCGGCGCAAACATTCCGACTCCGCCGTACGGGATCGGGTACCGTCGAGGTTCTGATTCCGAGCAAAAGCCTTAACAAAAACGTTGCCTTGGGACCGCAAGCGCCAATCCACCTTGCAACTGAATGGCCAAATAAGGCATCATAGTGCACGGTTAACCCTTCTCTCGC
The sequence above is drawn from the Pyrinomonadaceae bacterium genome and encodes:
- a CDS encoding YCF48-related protein, which produces MKRKFIPILIVVCLAVCATAVSEAQSGWAVKRIPSGGRDLNAVYFNDAKRGWIGGDEGYLARTEDGGASWIEQRLPTKNSINDVYFVTKEKGFVLAGETIFSTSESGNSWQQAHTFSAADFEGAAPELYSLRFDGKKRGWVVGSVSRDDNVVDSILAITRDGGVTWQVLKAPSRQELIHIDFVDDQNGWIVGAGGAILRTTDAGESWKRQDSGTTLTLYHIDFRNKKQGLAVGERGTILATENSGETWSKVTSPARATLLSVQFVSEDDAWIIGRGGAVLRSGDGGRTWIEQESGVKQNLYAMFMMKKAGWVVGSDGLMLSYKE
- a CDS encoding pyridoxamine 5'-phosphate oxidase family protein, with the protein product MNELPRTPRTTLKRLPQRGSFERQKINEILDEGFICHVAFVLNGEPIVIPTGYARAGDELIIHGSQASRMLRQVGQGIDVCVNVTLIDGLVLARSAFHHSMNYRSVVIFGRARLIENREEKVTALTALSEHMIPGRWDEVRGPNDRELQLTTVLSIPLTEASAKVRTGPPVDDEEDYDLPVWAGVIPLQMTASEPIPDPRLGANIPTPPYGIGYRRGSDSEQKP
- the groL gene encoding chaperonin GroEL (60 kDa chaperone family; promotes refolding of misfolded polypeptides especially under stressful conditions; forms two stacked rings of heptamers to form a barrel-shaped 14mer; ends can be capped by GroES; misfolded proteins enter the barrel where they are refolded when GroES binds), whose product is MAKQVVHGEDSRAAILRGINQLADAVKITLGPKGRNVVIEKKFGSPTITKDGVTVAKEIELKDALENMGAQMVREVASKTSDVAGDGTTTATVLAQAIYREGVKTVAAGANPMALKRGIDKAVEKAIAEIQRMAKPVKGDMIAQVGTVSANGDSTIGTIIAEAMDQVGKDGVITVEESKTMETALEVVEGMQFDRGYLSPYFVTDPERMEVSLETALILIHEKKISSMKDLLPLLEQVAKMGKPMLIIAEDVEGEALATLVVNKLRGTLNVAAVKAPGFGDRRKAMLEDIAILTGGKVISEDLGIKLENVQLSDLGRAKKITIDKDNTTIVEGAGKPADIEGRVKQIRAQVEETSSDYDREKLQERLAKLVGGVAVIKVGAATETEMKEKKARVEDAMHATRAAVEEGIVAGGGVTLVRAAKALEDAKSVIGKGGDPDEQIGVGIVRRALEEPLRQIVQNAGREGAVVVERIRTEKNENLGFNAATEEYEDLVKAGVIDPAKVTRTALQNAASIAGLMLTTEAMVSEIPEEEGKAPMPGGMGGMSGMGM
- a CDS encoding phosphoribosylaminoimidazolesuccinocarboxamide synthase; translation: MTAVAPVVETTLSDLQLIRRGKVRDVYQVDEDRLLIVATDRVSAFDCVIPTPIERKGEVLTSLSQFWFTKLGHVVPNHLITTRIEEMPSVVQNHADELRGRSMLVRKTEVFPVECVVRGYITGSGWKDYQRTGEICGHKLPAGLRESEQLSEPIFTPATKAETGHDENISEQRMEEIVGPEITASLREISLTLYKQAAEYARERGIIIADTKFEFGRDREGRSILIDEVLTPDSSRFWPADHYGVGRGQTSFDKQYVRDYLETLDWNKQPPAPELPPEVAKATTGRYLEAYKLLTGESL
- a CDS encoding helix-turn-helix domain-containing protein, which translates into the protein MQIRPRLEAVIEDMLDGRILLDEALEEFEKLYIQKAFARNKKRISNTAEALGIHRNTISKRVNSYRAAERKHQLVYTNGKKRSKLH
- the groES gene encoding co-chaperone GroES — protein: MNIRPLHDRVIVRRIEEGEQMRGGIIIPDTAKEKPQEGEVVAVGEGKYREDGTRQTLDVQPGDRVLFGKYSGSEVKLDNEEFLIMREDEILGIIQRAAAGKKAK
- a CDS encoding BON domain-containing protein, which gives rise to MAERETEHRRIVVDTPTTHREVERTEAVHHPDRSGISGAALAAIVVGVIALATLIILFVMNQQQTANENALTQQQPATTIVQQPAAQQPPVIIQQPGAATQPPVIINNPPASGGSAPATGNGDSAVQAAVDKRLSEDSTFSGLGITATVLDGKVTLTGIVQNQALKTQVERAIRNIKGVTAVDNQISVG
- a CDS encoding DinB family protein: MGPDERQQLISQYEAGYDEVLRNLAGFPPESLTAHPIPGKWSAAEIVHHLADSETTSALRLRRLLVEDHPLIQGYDQDQYAAKLRYSERDITPALEAFRFARATTAQLIHLMTEEDWRREGTHSESGSYSTEDWLRIYAAHAHNHAAQIGRLREALANSSAASA
- a CDS encoding cyclic-phosphate processing receiver domain-containing protein, which gives rise to MTTRLGLTKSHGERHPIRIFLLEDDERRCDWFAKHFKGDHIDAVCEIDEAKELLKTRTYDSIFLDHDLKPEHYGSTRNDDERTGYAIAHFLASHPELQRAATIMVHSFNADGALRMVEELRGAGRHADYVPFHFLEDRLKNLKAR